DNA sequence from the Candidatus Dependentiae bacterium genome:
GCCATCATGACAGACAATCATCTTTTAATAAAAGCACTACTTTCAAATGACGCTAATATAAATGCTACATTAACCAATGAAGATGATGAGCCAATGGGCGTGCGTGACCTGGCAAAATATTCTAGCAATGAAACAGTGGCAGCTTTAATAAAAAATACGCCTAAAGGCAAAGTACGAAATCAATTAATCTATGATCATGAAAATAGTTTTTTTAATTCTTTTGAGCCTTTAAAAGAAGAAATAGAAAAATACTCACAAGACAAACAATTAAACCAAAGACCAAAAAATAGTGAATATATTAAAGAAACAATAAACCAGTTGTTAAAAACTTATAAAATACATTCATACTCATCAAGCGAATTTAAAGAAATTTATCAATACTTAGAAAACTTTAAATCTTACATCGAAGATCCTGCAAATAATGCGGTAGAGCGAGATGATGATTACACAAGAGCTTATAAAACCTTGGGCTTAGAAACTGGCGCAACAACAGACGATGTAAAAAGAGCTTATCGAAAACTAGCTTTAAAATACCA
Encoded proteins:
- a CDS encoding DnaJ domain-containing protein, giving the protein MNNFKKLRVVMLCLLPTGSQIHSMGREEVQYKPTERTESKNFFDRAKERLFEIKKSDAAKIDEEIKADRRAKDEAFKIAQEKADNKAKAKATKQKAERIELFKSLLLKNDTNEAIKLLEKHKSLSNTIIFDNSGTTALHYAIMTDNHLLIKALLSNDANINATLTNEDDEPMGVRDLAKYSSNETVAALIKNTPKGKVRNQLIYDHENSFFNSFEPLKEEIEKYSQDKQLNQRPKNSEYIKETINQLLKTYKIHSYSSSEFKEIYQYLENFKSYIEDPANNAVERDDDYTRAYKTLGLETGATTDDVKRAYRKLALKYHPDKNKENGAAEMFQKISDAHDHLNQ